The following proteins are encoded in a genomic region of Bradyrhizobium sp. SK17:
- a CDS encoding heme ABC transporter ATP-binding protein, producing MTTLLEAQSVSMTIGGTTLVDAVSLQIGAGEMVAIVGPNGAGKSTLLRMLSGDLKPSHGTIRLKQRDLHGYAPRELARHRAMLSQHVHVTFPFTVEEIVAMGAGESPRATAHGLVEAALDEVGLAQFRFRQLPTLSGGEQQRAHFARVLVQLACGEALHGPGLLLLDEPTSSLDLRHQIDLVETARRRAARGTAVIAILHDLNLAMRFADRILLLHGGRLAVDGDRAAAMQADTLRRIFEIDVAIEYTNNGVPFLLPQTMQPASKAT from the coding sequence ATGACGACGCTGCTCGAGGCGCAATCGGTCTCGATGACCATCGGCGGCACCACCTTGGTCGACGCGGTATCGCTGCAAATCGGCGCCGGCGAGATGGTGGCGATCGTCGGCCCCAACGGCGCCGGCAAATCGACGCTGTTGCGGATGCTGTCGGGCGATCTCAAACCATCCCACGGCACGATCAGGCTGAAGCAGCGCGACCTGCATGGCTACGCGCCGCGCGAGTTGGCGCGGCACCGTGCGATGCTGTCGCAGCACGTCCACGTCACCTTTCCGTTCACTGTCGAGGAGATCGTCGCCATGGGCGCGGGTGAGAGCCCGCGCGCAACGGCGCATGGCCTGGTCGAGGCGGCGCTGGACGAGGTCGGGCTGGCGCAATTCCGTTTCAGGCAATTGCCGACATTGTCCGGCGGCGAGCAGCAGCGCGCGCATTTTGCCCGCGTGCTGGTGCAGCTCGCCTGCGGCGAGGCACTGCATGGGCCCGGACTGTTGCTGCTTGACGAGCCGACATCGAGCCTCGATCTGCGGCATCAGATCGATCTGGTCGAGACCGCGCGGCGGCGTGCCGCACGTGGCACCGCCGTGATCGCGATCCTGCACGACCTCAACCTCGCGATGCGGTTCGCCGATCGCATCCTGCTGCTGCATGGCGGCCGGCTTGCGGTCGATGGCGACCGCGCCGCCGCGATGCAGGCCGACACGCTGAGGCGGATCTTCGAAATCGACGTCGCGATCGAATACACCAATAACGGCGTGCCGTTCCTGCTGCCGCAGACCATGCAGCCGGCCAGCAAAGCGACGTAA
- a CDS encoding iron ABC transporter permease, whose protein sequence is MSVLAERSGPAKQRRAGTALRPAATLTLLGLLAALTITALVALTVGAAGIPLARLPAALGLWVDSAGNPLLARDQLVVWSIRIPRIAAAAMVGGLLAVSGAIMQGLFRNPLADPALVGVSSGGAFAAATAIVFTDSHLGESLRFLQHQLLPIAAFAGSLITTIVLYAIASRGGRTSIAIFLLAGLAIAAIANAGIGLLVFVADDRQLRDITFWLLGSLSGATWSKLTTLAPVLAIALIVCVSIARGLDVLVLGEAEAFHSGVDVERLKRISIVLVSAMTGVAVSVCGVVGFVGIVVPHLLRLVIGPSHRLLLPASALLGAILLVGADTVARTIVAPAEMPIGILTAAIGAPFFLAMLLRQRGLVSL, encoded by the coding sequence ATGAGCGTGCTGGCCGAGCGCAGCGGCCCTGCGAAACAACGGCGCGCCGGCACGGCGCTGCGGCCGGCGGCGACACTCACTTTGCTTGGCCTGCTGGCGGCGCTCACGATTACCGCGCTGGTCGCCCTGACGGTCGGGGCCGCCGGCATTCCGCTGGCACGGCTTCCGGCCGCGCTCGGCCTGTGGGTGGATAGCGCGGGCAACCCGCTGCTGGCACGCGACCAGCTCGTGGTATGGTCCATCCGCATCCCTCGGATTGCCGCCGCCGCGATGGTCGGCGGACTCCTCGCGGTCTCCGGCGCGATCATGCAGGGCCTGTTCCGCAATCCCCTCGCCGACCCCGCGCTGGTCGGCGTCTCCTCCGGCGGTGCGTTCGCGGCGGCGACCGCGATCGTGTTCACCGACAGCCATCTCGGCGAGAGCCTGCGTTTCCTGCAACATCAGCTGCTGCCGATCGCGGCCTTTGCCGGCTCGCTGATCACGACCATCGTCCTCTACGCCATCGCCAGCCGCGGCGGCCGCACGTCGATTGCGATCTTCCTGCTCGCCGGGCTTGCGATCGCCGCGATCGCCAATGCCGGCATCGGGCTGCTGGTGTTCGTGGCCGACGACCGCCAGCTGCGCGACATCACCTTCTGGCTGCTCGGCTCGCTCAGCGGCGCGACCTGGAGCAAGCTCACGACGCTGGCGCCCGTGCTGGCGATTGCGTTGATCGTCTGCGTCTCGATCGCCCGTGGGCTCGACGTGCTGGTGCTCGGCGAGGCCGAGGCGTTCCACAGCGGCGTCGATGTCGAACGGCTGAAGCGGATCTCGATCGTGCTGGTGTCGGCGATGACCGGCGTCGCGGTCTCGGTGTGCGGCGTGGTCGGCTTCGTCGGCATCGTGGTGCCGCATCTGCTGCGGCTGGTGATCGGCCCCTCGCATCGCCTGCTGCTGCCGGCATCGGCGCTGCTCGGCGCCATCCTGCTGGTCGGTGCCGACACGGTGGCGCGCACCATCGTGGCGCCGGCGGAGATGCCGATCGGCATCCTGACCGCGGCGATCGGCGCGCCGTTCTTCCTTGCCATGCTGCTGCGCCAGCGCGGGCTGGTGTCGCTATGA
- a CDS encoding esterase-like activity of phytase family protein gives MRLSLLCSVATMLLATSAFAQSEGEFPATLAGHAVMPAESFIEAPADAPNDLKTSGKYTTGKRVDAIGTVMGKSYERPTGVSLPFKGQPLQGNSGIKTMPDGSFWVLTDNGMGSRYNSADSMLYLNRYKMDWAAGKIERQETMFLHDPDKKVPFRIVHEDTAKRYLTGADFDTEGFQIINDTFWIGDEFGPYILKADKTGKILAVFETVADGKPVRSPDHWAVQSPGAPGASYTNVNLRRSKGYEGFASSKDGKFLYGLLEGPLWDADKKDWEKVDGKEASRILEFDVAAEKFTGRYWHYVFEQNGNAIGDFNMIDPTQGLVIERDNGEGTADKACPQGQRGENCFPDLAKFKRVYKIELSDANVGKPVRKIAYVDLMKIRDPNKKARKPLNDGVYTFPFFTIENVDRVDETHIIVGNDNNLPFSSSRDPNKADDNEFVLLEVGDFLKAK, from the coding sequence ATGCGTCTGTCCCTGCTCTGCTCCGTCGCCACCATGCTGCTCGCCACATCGGCGTTCGCGCAAAGCGAGGGCGAATTCCCGGCGACGCTGGCGGGACACGCCGTGATGCCGGCGGAGAGCTTCATCGAGGCCCCCGCCGACGCTCCGAACGATCTGAAGACCTCGGGCAAATACACCACCGGCAAGCGCGTCGACGCCATCGGCACCGTGATGGGCAAGTCCTACGAGCGGCCGACCGGCGTGTCGCTGCCGTTCAAGGGCCAGCCGTTGCAGGGCAATTCCGGCATCAAGACGATGCCCGACGGTTCGTTCTGGGTGCTCACCGACAACGGCATGGGCTCGCGCTACAACTCGGCGGACTCGATGCTGTACCTGAACCGGTACAAGATGGATTGGGCGGCAGGCAAGATCGAGCGCCAGGAGACCATGTTCCTGCACGATCCCGACAAGAAGGTGCCGTTCCGCATCGTGCATGAGGACACCGCCAAGCGCTACCTCACCGGCGCCGACTTCGACACCGAGGGCTTCCAGATCATCAACGACACGTTCTGGATCGGCGACGAGTTCGGACCCTACATCCTCAAGGCGGACAAGACCGGCAAGATCCTCGCGGTGTTCGAGACGGTTGCCGACGGCAAGCCGGTGCGCTCGCCGGATCACTGGGCGGTGCAGTCGCCCGGCGCGCCCGGCGCGAGCTACACTAACGTCAATCTGCGCCGCTCCAAGGGCTATGAAGGCTTCGCCTCCTCCAAGGACGGCAAGTTCCTGTACGGTCTCCTCGAAGGGCCGCTGTGGGACGCCGACAAGAAGGACTGGGAGAAGGTCGACGGCAAGGAAGCCTCCCGCATCCTCGAATTCGACGTCGCCGCGGAGAAGTTCACTGGGCGCTACTGGCACTATGTGTTCGAGCAGAACGGCAATGCGATCGGCGACTTCAACATGATCGATCCGACCCAGGGCCTGGTGATCGAGCGCGACAATGGCGAAGGCACCGCCGACAAGGCCTGCCCGCAAGGCCAGCGTGGCGAGAACTGCTTCCCCGATCTCGCCAAGTTCAAGCGCGTCTACAAGATCGAGCTGTCGGACGCCAATGTCGGCAAGCCGGTGCGCAAGATCGCCTATGTCGACCTGATGAAGATCCGCGATCCGAACAAGAAGGCCCGCAAGCCGCTCAATGACGGCGTCTACACCTTCCCGTTCTTCACCATCGAGAACGTCGATCGGGTCGACGAGACCCACATCATCGTCGGCAACGACAACAACCTGCCGTTCTCCTCGAGCCGCGATCCGAACAAGGCGGACGACAACGAGTTCGTGCTGCTCGAAGTGGGTGACTTCCTGAAGGCGAAGTGA
- a CDS encoding mucoidy inhibitor MuiA family protein — MRRIANCLVTTSLVLAGALVAGPLHAADLDTASQVDAVTVYPDGASVTRVITLDLPAGDNTLIAKDFPMGLDPSSLRVEGDAGAKLTIGAIDARPPRLVPPANLPDIDKRIEALRDQREDLQGIISSAEARRKFAEHFAEAAPVGIGEKGEARPVSEWRAAFSAVADEVATADSAIRDATRKQRDIDRELARLEADRGAKPPSHLEVRIELASAAATKATLRVTYAVRNARWMPIYDARLDTGSKDRKPAIELVRRAEITQSTGEDWSNVVLAVSTVRVARGGNAPELNSLLVQYPQPPRPLPSASTRSREAVAAAPQADMVQQFRFGGGSTFGEQEATAEIGAFQATFKIPGRVSVSANEGTKSLRIATATITPDLAIRAVPVIDPTAFLEASFVQADDAPLLPGQVSIYRDGIFVGRSRMATAAKDETVRLGFGADDKVKIERTVVKRNEGSAGLIVTTSKTDERAFKTVVRNGHDFPIKVAILDQLPVSENDDIVVEMLPSSTPATTTNLRDKRGVLEWAFEAKAGEVRDINFAWRMRWPKDKGVVMVPAG, encoded by the coding sequence ATGCGAAGGATTGCGAATTGTCTTGTGACCACCAGCCTGGTGCTGGCGGGCGCGCTGGTTGCCGGGCCGCTCCACGCGGCCGATCTCGATACGGCGTCGCAGGTCGACGCCGTCACCGTCTATCCGGACGGCGCGAGCGTCACCCGCGTCATCACGCTGGATCTGCCAGCCGGAGACAACACGCTCATCGCGAAGGATTTCCCGATGGGGCTCGATCCATCCTCGCTGCGGGTCGAGGGCGATGCCGGCGCCAAGCTGACGATCGGCGCCATCGACGCGCGGCCGCCGCGCCTGGTGCCGCCGGCCAACCTGCCCGACATCGACAAGCGGATCGAGGCGCTGAGGGATCAACGCGAGGATTTGCAGGGGATCATCAGTTCGGCCGAGGCGCGGCGCAAATTCGCCGAGCACTTCGCCGAGGCCGCGCCGGTCGGGATCGGCGAGAAGGGCGAGGCACGCCCGGTCAGCGAATGGCGGGCGGCGTTCTCGGCGGTGGCGGATGAAGTCGCAACCGCCGACAGCGCGATCCGCGACGCCACGCGCAAGCAGCGCGACATCGACCGCGAACTGGCGCGCCTGGAAGCCGACCGCGGTGCCAAGCCGCCGAGCCACCTCGAGGTTCGGATCGAGCTTGCCTCCGCCGCAGCTACCAAGGCCACCCTGCGGGTAACCTATGCGGTGCGCAATGCGCGCTGGATGCCGATTTACGACGCCCGTCTCGATACCGGCAGCAAGGACCGCAAGCCTGCGATCGAGCTGGTACGCCGTGCCGAGATCACCCAGTCGACCGGCGAGGACTGGTCGAACGTGGTGCTTGCGGTCTCCACTGTGCGGGTTGCGCGTGGCGGCAATGCGCCCGAGCTCAATTCACTGCTGGTGCAATACCCGCAGCCGCCGCGGCCGCTGCCGTCGGCCAGCACACGGTCGCGTGAGGCTGTGGCGGCTGCGCCGCAGGCCGATATGGTCCAGCAATTCCGCTTCGGCGGCGGGTCGACCTTTGGCGAACAAGAGGCGACGGCGGAAATCGGGGCGTTCCAGGCCACCTTCAAGATCCCCGGTCGCGTCAGCGTTTCAGCCAATGAGGGCACCAAGAGTCTGCGCATCGCAACGGCGACGATCACCCCCGATCTCGCGATTCGCGCCGTCCCCGTGATCGATCCGACCGCGTTCCTGGAAGCGAGCTTCGTGCAGGCCGACGACGCGCCGCTGTTGCCCGGCCAGGTCTCGATCTATCGCGACGGCATTTTTGTCGGCCGCAGCCGGATGGCCACGGCCGCCAAGGACGAGACGGTGCGGCTCGGCTTCGGCGCCGACGACAAGGTCAAGATCGAGCGCACGGTGGTGAAGCGCAACGAAGGCTCCGCCGGGCTGATCGTGACGACGTCGAAGACCGACGAGCGCGCGTTCAAGACCGTTGTGCGCAACGGCCACGACTTCCCGATCAAGGTCGCGATCCTGGATCAGCTTCCGGTCAGCGAGAACGACGATATCGTGGTCGAGATGCTGCCGTCGTCGACGCCTGCGACCACGACCAATCTGCGCGACAAGCGCGGCGTGCTGGAATGGGCATTCGAGGCCAAGGCCGGCGAAGTTCGTGACATCAATTTCGCCTGGCGGATGCGCTGGCCGAAAGACAAGGGCGTCGTGATGGTGCCGGCGGGCTAA
- a CDS encoding MFS transporter, whose amino-acid sequence MSGAEAETIGLAVGSAARPRSRAATPRQVLAIVSVGICLANLDLFIVNVGLPNIAQEFRGASLEDLSWILNGYAIVYAALLVFFGRLAERHSRNLSFLLGVALFTAASAACALASSVELLVLSRVAQAAGAALMTPTSIGLLLASFPPEQRAGAVRTWTAIGGLAAALGPLAGGVLVTFDWRWIFIVNVPIGVLALIIGWFKLPEVPGHDVPRPSWWAALLVTCGIGALTFAIVKANDWGWGSRGVVLGLVLAGLSLAAFAWHCLRSKNPFVDPALFAVRPFTGATLVMAPYSAAFGAMLLSVALWEQTVWGWSALKTGLAIAPGPLLVPFTSLLFAGRLIARFGAAAVVSAGILSFAGGLVIWAMLLGADPNMPAFVAGMMLTGIGVGLTFPTLMGVGAGSLPPSSFATGSGVINMIRQAALAIGVAIFVAILATPATMTERIAAFHRGWWIMIAITMAGFVPNYLFIWRRSNR is encoded by the coding sequence ATGTCGGGTGCCGAAGCGGAGACGATCGGGCTGGCGGTCGGAAGTGCAGCGCGGCCACGGTCCCGCGCGGCGACCCCGCGGCAGGTTCTGGCGATCGTCTCGGTCGGAATCTGCCTGGCAAATCTCGACCTGTTCATCGTCAATGTCGGGCTGCCGAACATCGCTCAGGAATTCCGCGGTGCCTCGCTCGAGGATTTGTCCTGGATCCTCAATGGCTATGCGATCGTCTATGCAGCGCTGCTGGTGTTCTTCGGCAGGCTCGCCGAACGCCACAGCCGCAATCTCAGCTTCCTGCTTGGCGTTGCGCTGTTCACGGCGGCATCGGCGGCGTGCGCGCTGGCGTCCAGTGTCGAGCTCCTGGTCCTCTCCCGCGTGGCACAGGCCGCCGGGGCTGCATTGATGACGCCGACCTCGATCGGCCTGCTGCTGGCCTCGTTTCCGCCCGAGCAGCGCGCCGGCGCGGTGCGCACCTGGACCGCGATCGGCGGCCTTGCCGCGGCGCTCGGGCCGCTCGCCGGCGGCGTGCTGGTTACCTTCGACTGGCGCTGGATCTTCATCGTCAATGTCCCGATCGGCGTGCTCGCGCTGATCATCGGCTGGTTCAAGTTGCCCGAGGTGCCCGGCCACGACGTGCCGCGTCCGAGCTGGTGGGCGGCGCTGCTCGTGACCTGCGGCATCGGCGCGCTGACATTTGCCATCGTGAAGGCGAATGACTGGGGATGGGGTTCGCGCGGCGTCGTGCTCGGCCTCGTCCTCGCAGGGCTCTCGCTCGCGGCCTTCGCGTGGCACTGTCTGCGCTCGAAGAATCCGTTCGTCGATCCCGCACTGTTTGCCGTCAGGCCGTTTACCGGAGCGACGCTGGTCATGGCGCCTTACTCGGCGGCCTTCGGTGCGATGCTGTTGTCGGTGGCGCTGTGGGAGCAAACCGTGTGGGGATGGTCGGCACTAAAGACCGGCCTCGCGATCGCGCCAGGTCCGCTGCTTGTCCCGTTCACATCGCTGTTGTTCGCCGGTCGCCTGATCGCACGCTTCGGTGCGGCCGCCGTGGTGTCCGCCGGCATCTTGTCGTTCGCGGGCGGGCTTGTGATCTGGGCAATGCTGCTCGGCGCGGACCCCAACATGCCTGCCTTCGTGGCCGGTATGATGCTCACGGGTATCGGCGTCGGGCTTACATTTCCGACCCTGATGGGCGTCGGCGCCGGCTCGCTGCCGCCGTCGTCGTTCGCAACCGGCTCCGGCGTCATCAACATGATCCGGCAGGCGGCGCTGGCGATCGGCGTTGCGATCTTTGTCGCGATCCTGGCTACCCCGGCCACGATGACCGAGCGGATCGCGGCGTTTCATCGCGGCTGGTGGATCATGATCGCGATCACCATGGCCGGCTTCGTGCCGAATTACCTGTTCATCTGGCGCAGATCGAACCGCTAA
- a CDS encoding hemin ABC transporter substrate-binding protein produces the protein MTICRTLAVLAFSCLLPIQAATAEGITVHDARDRDVVIDDPSRIVSIGGAITEILYALGFEDRIAGVDATSLYPPSALREKPDVGYMRQLSPEGVLGLHPSLVLAVQGSGPKETMDVLEAAKVPLVLVPETFSEAGLVEKIKLVGHAMGAEPRAACLATAVESDLAQLRTLRAKVTKPVRVMFVMSLLNGRAMAAGHKTAADEIIQLAGGVNAIDGYDGYKPVNDEAIVAAKPDVVLSIDRGKDSLTSEAVFAHPGFALTPVAANKAFISMEGLYLLGFGPRTAAAARDLSVKLYPTLAPQAENFKPSALTANCRQ, from the coding sequence CCGATCCAGGCGGCGACCGCCGAGGGCATCACCGTGCACGACGCGCGCGACCGCGACGTCGTGATCGACGATCCGTCGCGGATCGTCTCGATCGGCGGCGCGATCACCGAAATTCTCTATGCGCTCGGCTTCGAGGATCGCATCGCCGGCGTCGATGCCACCAGCCTCTATCCGCCGTCAGCGCTGCGCGAGAAGCCCGACGTCGGCTATATGCGCCAGCTGTCGCCCGAGGGTGTGCTCGGCCTGCATCCGTCGCTGGTGCTCGCGGTGCAGGGCTCCGGGCCGAAGGAAACCATGGACGTCCTGGAGGCGGCGAAGGTGCCGCTGGTGCTGGTGCCGGAAACCTTCTCGGAGGCAGGACTGGTCGAGAAGATCAAACTGGTCGGCCATGCCATGGGCGCCGAACCGCGTGCGGCCTGCCTGGCCACGGCAGTCGAGAGCGACCTTGCGCAACTGCGCACGCTGCGCGCCAAGGTGACCAAGCCGGTGCGCGTGATGTTCGTGATGTCGCTGTTGAACGGCCGGGCGATGGCCGCGGGCCACAAGACCGCTGCCGACGAGATCATCCAGCTCGCCGGCGGCGTCAACGCGATCGACGGCTATGACGGCTACAAGCCGGTCAATGACGAGGCGATCGTGGCGGCGAAGCCGGACGTCGTGCTGTCGATCGATCGCGGCAAGGACTCGCTGACCTCAGAGGCGGTGTTCGCGCATCCGGGCTTCGCGCTGACGCCGGTCGCCGCCAACAAGGCCTTCATCTCGATGGAAGGACTTTATCTGCTCGGCTTCGGACCGCGCACCGCGGCCGCAGCCCGCGACCTCTCGGTCAAACTCTATCCGACGCTGGCCCCGCAAGCCGAAAACTTCAAGCCTTCGGCGCTGACCGCGAACTGCCGGCAATGA